The following is a genomic window from Candidatus Desulfarcum epimagneticum.
CTAACGTAGTTAACACCAATAGTTGTCTACTATTGAAAAGATCACCCCATTCAGTCATGCCGTAACGTTGGATACGAAAGCCAAGTGTACCCTGCGGAGGAAGCGGTTCCTTTGGCACCAAACTAAATTTTCCAGTATGCGCCGTTTTGCGGCGTTCGAGTTCCCGTGAGGCCCTGCTGACGGCTCCCAAGTCGCGTTTGGTCGGCAATCGGTAAAAACGTCCTTTTTGATTGGGCCGAGTGGTGACCACAATAAACAGACGGGCGTCGTTGGCGCCCCCTCTACGCGCTTTGATCTGTGCGCGAACAGACTTGACAGGTGTGGTAAAACCACAGCAAGGGCAGGTGGCCGAGCCGCGCGCCACCGTGCCGTCAAATTTGGGATTTTCACAAATTTTGTCTGGGTGATCCTGATAGACCCATTTCCCGTTCTCTTTTTTGATAATGACGAAGTCGCAACGTTTCTCATCGGGCCTGGGCACAATCTGCACGGCGACAGACCTGGTCTTTTTTTTGGCCAGCCAGAGCGAACGCATCAGCGGCGCCTCCGCCCCACAACCCGGCCCCTCACATGTAATCGTCCGCGCCCAGAGATAGGCAATGGGCGTCGCGCCGTCTTCGTCCTTCGGATAAAATTCGGACAGTTCCTTCTCGGCCTGTTCCTTGATCCATTTGCCCCACTTCTCGACTTCCTCAGCCAGTCGAAGGCCATACCTTGGAATATATTCCAGCACAACCTTGTTCAGCAAAACGGCCACAGGATTGAGGTCGCTTGCAAAAGCGTCGGCCCCACAACGCAAAGCCTCAAGGGGAATCGCTCCGCCACCCGCAAACGGGTCGACCAGCAACGGCCGGGGCACGTCCTTGATGGCGTCATTGAGACTTTCAATGTCTATTGACTCAGGAAGCGTAAAAATGTTGTTACCTTCCAGCGCGTCATGCGCGGCAACGGTCAGAGTCCGCGCCACAGCCAGGTATCCAGGATCGGTCGAGTTATCCCAGTTGGCGAAGTCGGCGATGAAGTCGAGCAGAGCCCTGCGCAACCCCATCCCGTCATCCAGACAGGCCGGCGTTCTGGCGATCTTGTTGAAACGCGGATAGCTGTCTTCGCTACACTTTCCCAAGTATCTTTCACCCCAATACCTCATCAACTTTCTGGCCGTGTCCACAAAACGTGGCGGACAGACGGCATCAGCCGGATCGGGCCACAGCGACGCGCACACCACCGACCGGCACGCCGCCAGCGGCCGCCTCGCCCACCAGATATGAAGAGTGGAAATATGCCCATGCCGAATCGACTTCTCCCGCCGTGCATGCGCTGAAATCCGCTTGATGGGCAGGTCTACTTCTATGAGTCGTTTGGGATATTTTTCCGTCATATCTTTATTTCCTTCAGCAAATCTTTAAAAAATGTCTGATCGTCACTTTTTAAACTTTTTTTCAAACGATTTGCCGAATGGTCAATCCTTATAAACAGCTCGGTCAGACTTGTAATAAGGGGGTTTGCTCTAAGAGATTCAAGCAGCATATTCAGAAGGGTTTTTAGATAATATTCAAGGTTTCCGGAGAGAAGGGTCAGATTAATTGAATACTCGGCGCTGTGCACAATATCGCAACGCATTCGCCATAAGCGGTTTATGTGCCACCGCAAATGATTCTCATGGGTTTTAAGAAACGTTAAAATGGATTGGGCATCTTTGGTATGCTTTTGAAATTTTTCGAGAGAAAACAAAAGAAAAGGATATTTATCGATTTTTTTCTTAATATCGTTCCATCTTGCTGTATCATGAATCAAGTCAAAAAAGTCAGCGGGAGATATCCACGCGCCACCCATATCAGCGCCGCAGTATGCGCATGCGGAAATATAACTTTTCAGATGCTTTGACGTGTATTCAAGCAATAAGGCCGATGTCAGTTTTCTTTCTATCTCAACGATAATACTTCCGCTTTCTCCGGTGCGCAGAAGGTACTCAAGCGCTGTCCACCAGTTGATGAACTTATTTTCATATTGCGGAGTGTCTCTGCCCATTCTGTAAAATCGAAAGGCGGATGTGATTTTTTTCCTGGACTCCGCTTGAATTTCAGCCCCCTCCAGAGTATATTCAACATTATTCAAAAAGCCAAGAAATGTTTCATCATTAAGATTTCTTGAAGGGTTTGGAATCCGCGAAGGCAGGCGGTAAAGCGTATTGTCCACATCGTTATGTTTCTTGCGGGCAATAAATCGCTCATCCACTTTAATGACATTGCCTTCCAATTCAAAACGAATCAGGTCGAGAAGATTGTCAAGTTTCTGTTTGGCCTGGACGCCGGCGGATTGGGTGTCCAGGCCATTGGCTTCTATACGAGCAAAAACCGTGTTCAGACCCTTTGCCGCGAATTTTTTAATTTTGGGATATTGGCTTTCAATCTCCAAGGCCGCGCTGAATGTAATTCCGCCGAGTTCAGACATATTATCAGTGTATTTTTTAAAACTGGCAAGCTTGAATATTATTTCGTAGTCGACATCTCCTTGCGACAGAATCGATTTCAACCGGCTGAATCTGTTTCGGAAAGTCTCATCCCCAGCGCCACAGAGCACATGGCCGACAATGCTGAACAAAGCTTCCATGCTATGGCTTTTATCCATAAGAACGCTCAGCAATGTCCTTGTAAGGCTAAAAATTTCTTCCGTATCCCGTTTTTGAAAAATCGCCGTATCCAATTCGGAAAAAAGGAAATCCTGATATTTTTTTCCCAGGTTATTTCTTAAGTCTTTAAGATAATAGGTCAGAAGGCGACTTTCTGTGGTTTTTTCTTTTCCCTGCTTGCCCTTTTTTTTAATTTCATTTTCAAGCAACTCGGTCAAACGGTTAATATGATCTTGAAAGGATCGTTTGATCACCATGTCGGATTTGAGAATATCCAGCGCTTCCTCAGCCACAAGCGCGATATCCTTTTCAGCAGTCTTGAGCCTGTCCCGCCTGGAGATAAGTTCTTGGAGTTCCCTGATTATGTTCAGAGAATTCATGCACCGCGCCCGGTGTGAGTCCAGAGATTTATGATGAATAAGACTGTGCCATGCCTGGACAAAAAATTTATTGACATCATCCTTCGGAAGTTTTATATTTCCAGCATCTTTTAATATTCTCATATCAAGTTGACTTTCTCAACGGTCGCATTATATTTTTAGATAGATAACATGGGGTTAAGGGTTTCGGGTTTGAGGCGATGTCCCACCGGGCCAAACACCCCTTTTTTATTGCCATTTTCTCTATATCCAAATCCACTTTCCCCGCCGCCATGCGCTGGAATGCGTTTGACAGGCAAACTCCCGCTTCTATCAGACGTTGGGTGGCGCTTCATGACGTGTCTTGAGAGCCCTGAATGATGACTTGAGGTCCAATATGGTAATGCTCGATTTTGACGATGGGTTTCCAACCCAGCCTGGCCGGATTGCGGACGATGCGCAATTCCGGATTGGTAGCGCAGTTGAAAACGACATAGAGCCAGAAGTCATCCTGGAGCCGTTCGGCGGTTTTAAATTCGTTGGTTGTGAGAGCCACTTCGCCGATATGGGAACGCCCCTTGACTTCAATGAATCGCGCTTCGACAGAGGTCTGTGGGTCTTCGGGATGGGGTTTGCGTGAGATGATGTCGAAGCCCCGATTCTCACTTTCAACGCTCTGCGTCTTCCATCCGCGGGCCTCTTCGTGGGCAATGACGGTTTCGACGGCGATACGTTCGATTTCAGGATCGTTGACCATGTTTTTGATGTCGGGAGCTTCTCGGTCGGGGTGGGGTAGCGCCCAGGCGGATGCGAAATGGCGGATATTGCTGATCGCGCATTCACGTTCCCGAAGCAACTCGGATCGCCGGGTTTCGAGGCGATTATTCAGCTTATCAAGGCGGTCCTCAGCCATCTTGAGACGCCCGTCAAGGCCGATCTCATTGGCCCCTGATTCTTTCTGACCCATCAGTTCGGCGAATTGGCGCTGAGCCCTGTCGATGACCGCGTTGAGACTGACTTCCATATGTTTGGAAATTCTCCGCGTTTCCTGTTCACGGCGGTCGGTTTCCGCTTCAAGGAGGGGTTGGAGGGCTTGTTTGTGAAGGGCGATCTCCAGAGCGCTCACATCGGGGGGTGTCAGTCCCGCCGTGATTTCGGCGCCTTTGGGCGCAAGAGACAGGTCAAGGAAGATGGTCGGTTGCTTGACCGTCATACGGCCATTGACGTCGGTCCGCACGACAAACAGGCGTTTATGAAGCACATTGGCCTTCCCATCTCGCACTTCCGCTGAGAACACGTCCAGATGCTCAGGGTTTGATGCGTGCAAGTCATAGAATATCGCGCCCCGGGAATGGCATTCTCTAACATCACGGTCAATAAAAACACGAATACACTCAAATAAGGGATGGCCGGGCGTCACCCATTCGAGGGTTGGATCTTCATTAAGCTCTTCCTTATCGAAGACGATGCGCTTGTATTCTCTTCCCAGACGGCCGAATCGCGGTTCAAGTTCATTGCCAAGCGGCATCAGGTTGCGTGGCAGACGGCCGATGCGGTAAACGCGCCGGTTCCGCCGCCGCGCTTTGGGCGAAACCCCTGCCAGCGGCGCGGCGGAAAGAAAAAAACTTTCAATAACTTCCGGCACGAGGCGGCGCTCTTTCGCTTCTTCTGATTTGCTGACAATGGCCGATAGGTTCAGGCTCCGTTTGGCCAGGCCCTCCAACGCGGATTCTGTGATCTCGCGCAGGCGTTTCGTATCCACCTGTTCAATAATCCGGGATTTGATAAGTTCCTCAGTCATCTGGTTGTGCGCGTACATGTCCCGGAGCATCCGCTCGATTTGGTTGGCGGGAAAGATGTCGCCCAGGACATTGAACACCTTGCCTGTGCGGTTCGGATCCAGGTCGGCCTCGATTTGATCAATACGTTCAAAGAGTTTCTGGAACACTTTGCCTTCACGGGTGTTCGTTGCCACGAAGTTCTGAATATAGCAGTCTTTTTCCTGGCCGTAGCGATGGATACGCCCCATACGCTGTTCTAATCGATTTGGGTTCCACGGAATGTCGTAATTGATCATATACCAGCAGAACTGGAGATTGATGCCTTCGCCCGCAGCCTCTGTGGCCACGAGAATCTGGCAATCTTCCCTGAACTCCCGCTCCGCATAGATACGGGTTCCAGGGGTGTTCCGGTCGCCGATCTTCATGCCGCCATGGATTTGCGTGGCGTTGAATCCCCATTCCCGTATTTTCCCGAGAGGACGCCCGTCACGGCCGTCAGCCACGAGATAATCCAGCGTGTCTTTATGTTCGGTAAATATGAGAAGCTTCATTCGCGGGTCATCAAAGAAGTTCTCGTCGGTCAGAAAGGATTTCAGTCGAACAAGCTTTGATTCCACTTCCTGTTTTTCGAGCGAGCGCGCTTTCCCGACCAGATTTTCGAGGTCGTCGATGTCGTCTTGAAGGACCTGGGGGTCGATAGAAATGACGGCTGCTTCCGCAGCTTCGAGAACGGATTGCCGCATGTCTTCGGGCAGATCTTCGAAATCGTCCGGTATTTTTTTTTCAATTTGTTTTTTTCGGTATTCTTCAGGGTTCTCAAGAATCCAGCGGCGCTTTTGTGTCATTCGTTCCAGGGTGCGCCGAACGGCATAGATACTCGATGCGAAACGCCTTTGAAGCATGACCATTGTAAATCCGACAGCCCGACTCGCCGCCGTATTCTGTCCCGACGCGCGCATGGACTGATCCTCAACATATTGGGTCAACGCATCGTAGAAATCCAACTCCGCATCGTTCATTTCGAATCCGGCAGTGTGAACAATCCGTTTTGTGAACAGGCTTTTTGATTTTCCGGTTTTCTGATCAGGGAAGGTGATCAGCGCTTCCTTGACGCGGCGCAAATAAAACGGCGCCTCATTTTGCTCCATGGCGAGATGTATGCTTTTCACATCGGCATACACATCCGTGTCGAGAAGCCGCAGGAAGAGAGAGAAATTTTTGGGATCGCCTTTGTGCGGTGTAGCGGTCATTAAGAGATAATGGTCCGTTATGTGTGACAATGACTCGCCTAATTGATAAGCCAAAGTCTTTTTGTCTTCGCTATAGGCGCTCATTTTGTGCGCTTCATCGATAATGATCATATCCCAGTGGCTGCGCATCAAACTTTCTTTTGCGTCCTCAATGCGGGATACCCAGGAAACGGATGTGATCACCTGATCCAACTCCTGCCAGGGATTTGCGCCGTAATTGGCCCGAAGCAAATCGCTTCGGATCACTGTGAAATCCTCGTGGAAACGGTCTTTGAGCTCACGTTGCCACTGAAAAGAAAGATTGGCCGGGGTAACGATCAACACGCGTTGAATCAGTCCGCGGACTTTTAATTCTTTGATAAGCAATCCCGCCATGATTGTTTTCCCGGCGCCGGGATCATCGGCGAGTAAGAAACGGATACGCGGGAGTTTGAGAAAGTAATCATAAACAGCTTCAAGCTGGTGCGGCAGTGGGTCTACGCGAGCGATAGAAAGGCTGAAGTAAGGGTCATACTCATATGCCAGACCCAAACGGATAGATTCAATTCCAAGCCGGAAAAGTTTCGAATCGCCATCATATGGCTTTGAATCAGGGGAAATTTTGAGTGTCTCTATCTGGTCCGACGACAGGACGGGCTGATGAACTTTGCCTGATTCCAGACCTTCCGCGATAATTTTGACCGAGTTTCCCATAGGAACAACGGTAATAACCTTGACAGGTTCAGGGAATACTGGCCCACATGCTATGGCGTTTGGTTTGAGTCGCTTGATGTCCATGTTTTAAGGCATCCTTTTTCGATGGCCATACTCGTTTGCTGTCTCGTATTTGCCCGCGCTGTCATTCATTATTATCCTGTGGAGTTTTTCTTTCGGCCAGAAGCAGAAGTCGCTATATTTGACCCGCCGGCTTCGACCTGGGCGTCAACCTGATTTCTCTTGAATTTCCAGGGACGCCCCACACGATGATCGGGCATGTTGTGCTTGTCGATCCATCTGTAGACTGTGTCGTTGCTAACACCAAGGTATTTGGCAATTTCTTTCCACTGATAGCCATTGATCTTCCATTTCGACCATCTTCCTGACTCCTAACGACGCCGTCGATTTCAGCAGGCAGACAAAAAGGAAGAATAACAATACTTTTCCCACCATAAAATTGTTACGATAGTATCTATCTTTCGACCGATTGTAAACCGTTTTATTGTGTATAAATACGGTTTAGACTGTAAAAGTTGGTATTTTTTTAAAATGGAATATGTTAATGTCAAAAGCATCTTGTCATCAACCCTACAGCTTGTCACGCATTTCAATCATCCGGATTTCCCGTTCCAGTTCCGCTTTAAGCTCCTGCTCCGTGGGCAGAACCAATCTGTATTTGGAGGCAAAGAGCTGTTTGTCTTTCAAAACGGAATACCTGACCAGGGTTTCCTCCTTATCGCTGCACAGGATAATGCCGATGGTGGGGTTGTCGTCCTCGCCACGTTTCAGATCGTCAAACATGCGCGCATACATATCCATCTGGCCGATATCCTGATGGGTGAGTTTGCCGGTCTTCAGGTCAATGATGACGAAGCATTTGAGCAGGTAATTGTAAAAAACGAGATCGATATAAAAATGGCTGGTTTCTGCGCTGATTCTGAATTGCCTGGCCACAAAAGAAAAACCTTTGCCCATCTCCAGAAGAAACGCCTGAATGTTGGAGATGATGGTCTGCTCAAATCGGGACTCCCGCAATTTTGCGTCTTCCGGTATATTGAGAAATTCCAGCACATAAGGGTCTTTGATAAAATCCCGCGCATCGGTCGCTGTTTCCGATGCGTCAAGAAGGGGGATGCCGTTTTTTCCGGGCGAAGAAAGCAATCTTTCATAATAGAAAGAGTGGATATTGCGTTGCAATTGGCGAACGCTCCAGTTTTCATTCTTGCTTTCCGTGAGATAATAGAAGCGAGCTTTTTCATTTTCTACCCGCATAATCAGACGGATATGCGACCATGACAATTCTCTACACAGTGTGTAGAGAATTTTTTTCTCCGGAAAGGTTAGATAGAACCGCCTGAAATTCCAGAGATTTGCCACCGAAAAACCTTTTCCGAACTCGGACTGCAACTCTATAGACAGATTTTTGATCAGTTGCTGTCCATAACCTGCCCGCTTTTTGCCTTTCTGTTCCTCCTCGACAATGCGTTTGCCGATCAGCCAGTAGGCGTCCACCATCGCCGTGTTGACGGCGGAATAGGCCCTGTTGCGGGCGGCTTGGAGGATTTGTCGTATATCACTGTAAAGGGATGTTTTGCTGATGCTGTCCGTCATGTTCAATTATTCTCCAATTGACAAAGCGCGCGGCAACGCCTGACAGGACGGATTTCGGAGGGGTCCTGCCGGCGCCGATAAATGGATATTTTTTATTCCGGGAAGCGCAACCGGAGCCGCGAATTTCCATTTATTCCGGAATCAAGTAAAAAAGGTGAAAGGTCTTCGCTTAATATTAAATCATCTTCATATTTTCTTCACCCGTCCCACCTGGCCGCTTTCCAGGCGGACTTTAATGCCGTGGGGATGGCGGGGAGATTTTGTCAAAATGTTTTTCACAACGCCTTGGGTGAGATTTCCAGATCGCTGGTCTTTCTTTAACACAATCCACACCTCGGCGCCCGGCTTTATATTCACGCGATGGGTTCCATTCATCATGCCCTGTGTCTATAATAAAAAGACGGGGAACGGTCAAGCGGAATCAAGCGGACGCAGATTGATTCCGCTCATATGCCCCTGTTTTTATACAGCTTTGTTTTGATAAAGGTACAGCCGGAATTCTTCGTACACCTTGAGGCTGTCCGTTTTTTTTGAAATTTGTTCTTTTATCCATTGATTCACCACATCCGGTTTTAACAGCCATAAACCGACAAGTTGGTTTTTTTTAACCGCGTCAAGGTAAATATCCGCCGGAATCGTGACATAGCTGCCGAAACTGCTGACGGAAAGTTCCATTTCAGATAAATCAGCGGCGTCAAAGCGACGTGTGGGACGGGGTTCCGAAAATATATCTCCCCAATAACCGGACACAATATCAGGCAGTGGATATGATCTCGCGGAATGGGATGTTCTTTCCGCGACAGCAATAACCCCATGCTCGCCGAGAACAGATTTTAAATCCGAAATCGTTATTTCTTTATCAAAATAATGATAGGCGGATTTGACGAATATCAGGTCTATGGGTTTGTCTGGAGTTTCGGCAAGCAAATCTGAAATGTCGGAACATTTAAACTCTATTCCATCGCAGGATATTTTGCTTTTTGAATAGCCGATAAGCTCAGAATCAATATCCACGCCTGTAATCTTTGAATCGGGAAAATTGTCCCGCAGCGCGACCGTGGACAGGCCCACGCCGCATGCCATATCCAATATTTGAGCCGGTTCGGAAATAAGCATGGATTTTAAAACCTTGATCAATTGCCGGTCATAGGCGCCAAAGATGGAAAACAGTTTGTAATAACTGTCAGAGTCAAAATGCTTAATCGTTTTTTCTGACATATTGTCTCCTTCGAGAAAGAATTTTCAGCAATTGATTTGAACTCAATTTTTTCGTCCCGGCAGTGAGGAGCGCTTTTCCGATTTTTTTTCCGAACAGGCTGCGGGATATGATTCGCCGCCGCTGTTTCGTTTTCTTTTATTATGATATCAAGATATTAAATCATCTTTCATGGAAAGTAAACGAAAACTTCGCCCCAACCCAGCCTGGCGGCGCCCATCGCCGGGCTTTTGCGTGGTCATCATGGCTCAATCCGCCCTGTTCCGCCCCCGCTTCCAGTTGACAGGGCCTGGAATCTCGTATAGTATCACACATTATTTAAAGACGCCGTTCGTCAGGCTGGGGCTTTTCGCCTGCGCGCCCAATCCCGCTTCATATGGATGCTTTCGCATTGCCGCCCGGGAAGCCGAGGCTTTGCTGATGGCCGATTCGGATTCCTTGGCCTTATTTTTGGGCGTTGGCCGCGGCAGGATACTTGGGGACCCCGAACAATTTGAAAGTTCGAAATAGGAGCCAAGGCGCTGCCGAAATTGCGCGGTGGATCGGATATCAAAATCGGGATCGAGTTTTCTGTGACTGTTGATGGACGGATTGCGAAGAGTTTTGAAACGGATATTAAACAAAATTTTTAAGGCGTTTTTTTATGGTCGTTTATCGCCGGGAATCCATCACAAGGTTTGTGATGAATCACCGTGATACTGGAACTGAAAATCGAATCGAAAAAAAATCAAAACAGGCCAAGGCTGATGTGGAAGCCATGATTTTGAGAACAAAGCCAGCGCCCGAGGTGATATAGAAAAGGGATAAGCCTCATGAATATTGATGATCTCCATAAATTTGTCGCGCGTGGCGAGGACAGTCGCCTCCAGTACAAGTCGGATGCGCGCAATGTGGATGCGCTTGCGGCGGAGATGGCGGCATTCGCCAACTGCGAGGGCGGCCGCACTCTGATTGGCATTGGTGATAACGGCGAACTGATTGGTCTGTCCCGGTCTGCGGTGGGCCGGATTAATCAATTGATCAGCAATGCGGCTAGCCAACACGTTCGTAGCCCCATCTCTCCGCAAACCGAAAACGTTTCTATTGGCGGGGGGAAGATCGTGATTGTCGTCACGGTTCCCAAGGGGATCGACAAACCCTATTTTGATAAAAACGGGGTAATTTGGCTTAAAGTAGGCGCGGACAAACGGCGGGTAAATTCCAAAGAAGAACTTCGCCGACTCTTTCAAACCTCTGACCAGTTTTACGCTGACGAACTGCCCGCCAATGCAGGATCGGAAAAGCTTGACCGTTTGCGCTTCCGGGATTTTTTTAAAAATTTTTACAACCAGGATATCCCCGAGACACCGGAGGCGCTTGACCGGCTGCTCCAGAATATGAACCTGGCAACCGGGGACGGTCGATTGAATCTCGCCGGCGTGTTGCTTTTTGCTGAAAGGCCTGAGTGGATCGCGCCTCAGTTTCTCCTCAAGGCGGTCCGCTATCCCGGCAACGAAATCCATATTTCCGATTATCTGGATTCCGAAGATTTTACTGGTCCTTTTCGCAAAATTTTTGACGATGCTTTGGCATTTATTCTGCGCAATTTGCACAAAGTTCAGGCGGGGCGGGGAGTAAACGACCCGGGACTGCCGGAGATTCCCCCGTTGGTCTTTGAG
Proteins encoded in this region:
- a CDS encoding hypothetical protein (Evidence 5 : Unknown function), with protein sequence MRILKDAGNIKLPKDDVNKFFVQAWHSLIHHKSLDSHRARCMNSLNIIRELQELISRRDRLKTAEKDIALVAEEALDILKSDMVIKRSFQDHINRLTELLENEIKKKGKQGKEKTTESRLLTYYLKDLRNNLGKKYQDFLFSELDTAIFQKRDTEEIFSLTRTLLSVLMDKSHSMEALFSIVGHVLCGAGDETFRNRFSRLKSILSQGDVDYEIIFKLASFKKYTDNMSELGGITFSAALEIESQYPKIKKFAAKGLNTVFARIEANGLDTQSAGVQAKQKLDNLLDLIRFELEGNVIKVDERFIARKKHNDVDNTLYRLPSRIPNPSRNLNDETFLGFLNNVEYTLEGAEIQAESRKKITSAFRFYRMGRDTPQYENKFINWWTALEYLLRTGESGSIIVEIERKLTSALLLEYTSKHLKSYISACAYCGADMGGAWISPADFFDLIHDTARWNDIKKKIDKYPFLLFSLEKFQKHTKDAQSILTFLKTHENHLRWHINRLWRMRCDIVHSAEYSINLTLLSGNLEYYLKTLLNMLLESLRANPLITSLTELFIRIDHSANRLKKSLKSDDQTFFKDLLKEIKI
- the rapA gene encoding RNA polymerase-associated protein RapA, whose amino-acid sequence is MDIKRLKPNAIACGPVFPEPVKVITVVPMGNSVKIIAEGLESGKVHQPVLSSDQIETLKISPDSKPYDGDSKLFRLGIESIRLGLAYEYDPYFSLSIARVDPLPHQLEAVYDYFLKLPRIRFLLADDPGAGKTIMAGLLIKELKVRGLIQRVLIVTPANLSFQWQRELKDRFHEDFTVIRSDLLRANYGANPWQELDQVITSVSWVSRIEDAKESLMRSHWDMIIIDEAHKMSAYSEDKKTLAYQLGESLSHITDHYLLMTATPHKGDPKNFSLFLRLLDTDVYADVKSIHLAMEQNEAPFYLRRVKEALITFPDQKTGKSKSLFTKRIVHTAGFEMNDAELDFYDALTQYVEDQSMRASGQNTAASRAVGFTMVMLQRRFASSIYAVRRTLERMTQKRRWILENPEEYRKKQIEKKIPDDFEDLPEDMRQSVLEAAEAAVISIDPQVLQDDIDDLENLVGKARSLEKQEVESKLVRLKSFLTDENFFDDPRMKLLIFTEHKDTLDYLVADGRDGRPLGKIREWGFNATQIHGGMKIGDRNTPGTRIYAEREFREDCQILVATEAAGEGINLQFCWYMINYDIPWNPNRLEQRMGRIHRYGQEKDCYIQNFVATNTREGKVFQKLFERIDQIEADLDPNRTGKVFNVLGDIFPANQIERMLRDMYAHNQMTEELIKSRIIEQVDTKRLREITESALEGLAKRSLNLSAIVSKSEEAKERRLVPEVIESFFLSAAPLAGVSPKARRRNRRVYRIGRLPRNLMPLGNELEPRFGRLGREYKRIVFDKEELNEDPTLEWVTPGHPLFECIRVFIDRDVRECHSRGAIFYDLHASNPEHLDVFSAEVRDGKANVLHKRLFVVRTDVNGRMTVKQPTIFLDLSLAPKGAEITAGLTPPDVSALEIALHKQALQPLLEAETDRREQETRRISKHMEVSLNAVIDRAQRQFAELMGQKESGANEIGLDGRLKMAEDRLDKLNNRLETRRSELLRERECAISNIRHFASAWALPHPDREAPDIKNMVNDPEIERIAVETVIAHEEARGWKTQSVESENRGFDIISRKPHPEDPQTSVEARFIEVKGRSHIGEVALTTNEFKTAERLQDDFWLYVVFNCATNPELRIVRNPARLGWKPIVKIEHYHIGPQVIIQGSQDTS
- a CDS encoding conserved hypothetical protein (Evidence 4 : Unknown function but conserved in other organisms), translating into MTDSISKTSLYSDIRQILQAARNRAYSAVNTAMVDAYWLIGKRIVEEEQKGKKRAGYGQQLIKNLSIELQSEFGKGFSVANLWNFRRFYLTFPEKKILYTLCRELSWSHIRLIMRVENEKARFYYLTESKNENWSVRQLQRNIHSFYYERLLSSPGKNGIPLLDASETATDARDFIKDPYVLEFLNIPEDAKLRESRFEQTIISNIQAFLLEMGKGFSFVARQFRISAETSHFYIDLVFYNYLLKCFVIIDLKTGKLTHQDIGQMDMYARMFDDLKRGEDDNPTIGIILCSDKEETLVRYSVLKDKQLFASKYRLVLPTEQELKAELEREIRMIEMRDKL
- a CDS encoding conserved hypothetical protein (Evidence 4 : Unknown function but conserved in other organisms), which encodes MMNGTHRVNIKPGAEVWIVLKKDQRSGNLTQGVVKNILTKSPRHPHGIKVRLESGQVGRVKKI
- a CDS encoding conserved hypothetical protein (Evidence 4 : Unknown function but conserved in other organisms), whose amino-acid sequence is MSEKTIKHFDSDSYYKLFSIFGAYDRQLIKVLKSMLISEPAQILDMACGVGLSTVALRDNFPDSKITGVDIDSELIGYSKSKISCDGIEFKCSDISDLLAETPDKPIDLIFVKSAYHYFDKEITISDLKSVLGEHGVIAVAERTSHSARSYPLPDIVSGYWGDIFSEPRPTRRFDAADLSEMELSVSSFGSYVTIPADIYLDAVKKNQLVGLWLLKPDVVNQWIKEQISKKTDSLKVYEEFRLYLYQNKAV
- a CDS encoding ATP-dependent DNA helicase RecG, yielding MNIDDLHKFVARGEDSRLQYKSDARNVDALAAEMAAFANCEGGRTLIGIGDNGELIGLSRSAVGRINQLISNAASQHVRSPISPQTENVSIGGGKIVIVVTVPKGIDKPYFDKNGVIWLKVGADKRRVNSKEELRRLFQTSDQFYADELPANAGSEKLDRLRFRDFFKNFYNQDIPETPEALDRLLQNMNLATGDGRLNLAGVLLFAERPEWIAPQFLLKAVRYPGNEIHISDYLDSEDFTGPFRKIFDDALAFILRNLHKVQAGRGVNDPGLPEIPPLVFEELLVNALVHRDYMVNAPIRLLIFDNRITIISPGHLPDNLTVEKIRLGNSIIRNPILASYVAKGILPYRGLGSGIKRALEAWSEIDFTDDRDGCLFTATAYRKAGNTSGKYPERMVGGPKMSGKCRGKFCATWRKMKI